In one window of Rhodopseudomonas palustris HaA2 DNA:
- the fumC gene encoding class II fumarate hydratase produces the protein MARKPDAPKLGATRSETDSFGPIEVAADRYWGAQTERSRQNFRIGRERMPIGLVHALGIVKLAAAETNRELGLLDQRRAGAIVRAAREVIDGKLDDHFPLVVWQTGSGTQTNMNLNEVIANRANELLGGERGSKTPVHPNDHVNMSQSSNDSFPTAMHIAAAQAIVADLIPGLTMLHDALRAKEKAFAKIVKIGRTHTQDATPLTLGQEFSGYAAQVASSLARLKLAVKELYPLAQGGTAVGTGLNTHPKFAKAFAKRAAALTELPFVTAPNKFEALASNDAYVSVHGAINAAATALFKIANDIRLLGSGPRSGLGELILPENEPGSSIMPGKVNPTQCEALTMVCCQVFGNHTTITVAGSQGHFELNVYKPVMAQAMLQSVGLLADAARSFTTHCVDGIRADEVRIGELMQRSLMLVTALAPKIGYDNAAKIAKSAHQRGTTLKQEALRLGLVSEAEFDRLVRPDNMTHPG, from the coding sequence ATGGCCCGTAAGCCCGATGCCCCCAAGCTGGGGGCGACCCGCAGCGAAACCGACAGCTTCGGTCCGATCGAGGTCGCCGCCGACCGCTACTGGGGCGCGCAGACCGAACGCTCGCGGCAGAACTTCCGGATCGGCCGGGAGCGGATGCCGATCGGCCTCGTGCACGCGCTCGGCATCGTCAAGCTCGCCGCCGCCGAGACCAATCGCGAACTCGGCCTGCTCGACCAGCGCCGCGCCGGCGCCATCGTCCGCGCGGCACGCGAAGTGATCGACGGCAAGCTCGACGATCACTTCCCGCTGGTGGTGTGGCAGACCGGCTCCGGCACCCAGACCAACATGAACCTCAACGAGGTGATCGCCAACCGCGCCAACGAGCTGCTCGGCGGCGAGCGCGGCAGCAAGACGCCGGTCCATCCCAACGACCACGTCAACATGAGCCAGTCGTCGAACGACTCGTTCCCGACCGCGATGCACATCGCCGCCGCGCAGGCGATCGTCGCCGATCTGATCCCCGGCCTGACGATGCTGCACGACGCGCTGCGCGCCAAGGAGAAAGCCTTCGCCAAGATCGTCAAGATCGGCCGCACCCATACCCAGGACGCCACCCCGCTGACGCTCGGCCAGGAGTTTTCCGGCTACGCCGCGCAGGTCGCGAGCAGCCTGGCCCGGCTGAAGCTCGCGGTGAAGGAACTGTATCCGCTGGCGCAGGGCGGCACCGCGGTCGGCACCGGCCTCAACACCCACCCGAAATTCGCCAAGGCGTTCGCCAAGCGCGCCGCCGCGCTGACCGAGCTGCCGTTCGTCACCGCGCCGAACAAATTCGAGGCGCTGGCGAGTAACGACGCTTACGTCTCGGTGCACGGCGCAATCAACGCCGCCGCGACCGCGCTGTTCAAGATCGCCAACGATATCCGCCTGCTCGGCTCAGGGCCACGCTCGGGACTCGGCGAGCTGATCCTGCCGGAGAACGAGCCGGGCTCCTCGATCATGCCCGGCAAGGTCAACCCGACGCAATGCGAAGCGCTGACGATGGTGTGCTGCCAGGTGTTCGGCAATCACACCACCATCACCGTCGCCGGCAGCCAGGGTCACTTCGAACTCAACGTCTACAAGCCGGTGATGGCGCAGGCGATGCTGCAGTCGGTCGGGCTGCTGGCCGACGCCGCGCGGTCGTTCACCACCCATTGCGTCGACGGCATTCGCGCCGACGAAGTCCGGATCGGCGAACTGATGCAGCGCTCCTTGATGCTGGTGACCGCGCTGGCGCCGAAGATCGGCTACGACAACGCCGCGAAGATCGCCAAATCCGCGCATCAGCGCGGCACCACCCTGAAACAGGAGGCGTTGCGGCTCGGCCTGGTGAGCGAAGCCGAGTTCGACCGGCTGGTCCGTCCGGACAATATGACGCATCCTGGATGA
- a CDS encoding DUF4169 family protein, translating into MVDVVNLRRFKKRAEREAAAKLADVNRARFGRTKSQRASDEHRVGRANELLDQHVIGGEDAS; encoded by the coding sequence ATGGTGGATGTGGTCAATTTGAGACGTTTCAAGAAACGGGCGGAGCGGGAAGCAGCCGCGAAGCTCGCCGACGTCAATCGTGCGCGATTTGGCAGGACCAAATCGCAGCGTGCGAGCGACGAGCATCGGGTCGGTCGCGCCAATGAACTGCTGGATCAACATGTAATCGGTGGCGAGGACGCGTCATGA
- a CDS encoding SspB family protein produces MATDHIRYDVLAREALRGVLRQVLTDVAQHGLPGEHHFFITFLSKADGVKLSPRLLAQYPEEMTVILQHQFWDLVVTEDRFEVGLSFGGIPERLVVPFSSIKSFFDPSVQFGLQFEAGDGAAEAADTDAPEIAPPAPSPALPAAADSGPAEIAADEAVKSEGAEVVRLDRFRKK; encoded by the coding sequence ATGGCCACCGATCACATCCGATACGACGTCCTCGCGCGCGAAGCCTTGCGCGGCGTGCTGCGGCAGGTCCTGACCGACGTCGCTCAGCACGGCCTGCCCGGCGAGCACCACTTCTTCATCACCTTCCTGTCCAAGGCCGATGGCGTGAAGCTGTCGCCACGGCTGCTGGCGCAATATCCGGAGGAGATGACCGTCATCCTCCAGCATCAATTCTGGGATCTGGTGGTGACCGAGGATCGTTTCGAGGTCGGGCTGTCGTTCGGCGGCATTCCGGAGCGGCTGGTGGTGCCGTTTTCGTCGATCAAGAGCTTCTTCGATCCGTCGGTGCAGTTCGGCCTGCAATTCGAAGCCGGTGACGGCGCCGCTGAAGCTGCCGACACCGACGCCCCGGAGATCGCCCCCCCGGCTCCGAGCCCGGCTTTGCCCGCCGCGGCCGATTCCGGGCCTGCCGAAATTGCCGCCGACGAGGCGGTCAAATCCGAAGGCGCCGAAGTGGTGCGGCTCGATCGCTTCCGCAAGAAATAG
- a CDS encoding ribbon-helix-helix domain-containing protein, with product MKSPVVKRSIVVAGHKTSVSLEEAFWNGMKEISGVRDMTLSELVGEIDGNRQQGNLSSAIRLFVLDYFRSRAMQQPQQPQPVVEAKVDSSIVAH from the coding sequence ATGAAATCGCCGGTCGTCAAACGATCGATCGTGGTCGCGGGCCACAAGACCAGTGTCAGCCTCGAAGAGGCGTTCTGGAACGGCATGAAGGAGATCTCCGGCGTGCGGGACATGACTTTGTCCGAGCTCGTCGGTGAAATCGACGGCAATCGTCAGCAGGGCAATCTGTCGTCGGCGATTCGCCTGTTCGTGCTGGACTACTTCCGCAGCCGCGCGATGCAGCAACCGCAGCAGCCACAGCCCGTGGTCGAAGCCAAGGTCGATAGCAGCATCGTGGCGCACTGA